A genomic segment from Bacillus cereus G9842 encodes:
- a CDS encoding DUF3884 family protein: MTHSNEKKSHAFKGIGEKLNPTIYQVRFMKLDEPIQFEAFPELKELGDWLSTSTHMWSCHSTMYKYNREKFEKKFLEITKLTADHVLISTGGVGFNFMSPGWRNSL; this comes from the coding sequence ATGACACATTCAAATGAGAAAAAATCACATGCTTTTAAAGGAATAGGAGAGAAGTTAAACCCAACTATCTATCAAGTAAGATTCATGAAATTAGATGAACCAATCCAATTTGAGGCGTTTCCTGAATTGAAGGAATTAGGGGACTGGTTGAGTACTTCAACGCACATGTGGTCGTGCCACTCAACTATGTACAAATACAACAGAGAAAAGTTTGAAAAGAAGTTTTTAGAAATTACGAAATTAACAGCTGATCATGTACTAATATCTACTGGTGGTGTCGGATTTAACTTCATGTCACCGGGGTGGAGAAATTCTCTCTAG